A window of the Agrococcus jejuensis genome harbors these coding sequences:
- a CDS encoding GTP-binding protein — MHPDVAVMVLGVSDDVRARHATRLAAATSTPLVPALAIEHAAIDGIAEALVPGGGVVVDVPTDVQPMHVVGMLADADQPGAIECVVDAPTLVRLLGLDGGPPCGCGRAQRLVEQLEQATIATIVGWHPIDTPMLSTIMALVAHVAPRARLRLDRGVVDPPAGTRIRAVHDHPGWTCVLNGDHDPHMTDPRVAAMRFEHVRPLHPARLVAALEALGSGRHGVVVRSAGFVALATRPGRTGWWDQAAGSFAVHALETDPDDPLALGQDLAIIGVDLDHAGVAAILAAAALTDDELAAGPHAWARYADPLPAWTPASTG, encoded by the coding sequence TCCCGACGTCGCCGTCATGGTCCTCGGCGTGAGCGACGACGTGCGCGCACGGCACGCCACGAGGCTCGCCGCCGCCACGAGCACGCCGCTCGTGCCCGCGCTCGCGATCGAGCACGCCGCGATCGACGGCATCGCCGAGGCGCTCGTGCCCGGGGGAGGCGTCGTCGTCGACGTGCCCACCGACGTGCAGCCGATGCACGTCGTCGGGATGCTCGCCGACGCCGACCAGCCCGGCGCGATCGAATGCGTCGTCGACGCCCCGACGCTCGTGCGGCTGCTCGGCCTCGACGGCGGGCCGCCGTGCGGCTGCGGCCGCGCCCAGCGGCTCGTCGAGCAGCTCGAGCAGGCCACCATCGCGACGATCGTCGGCTGGCACCCCATCGACACCCCGATGCTCAGCACGATCATGGCGCTCGTCGCGCACGTCGCGCCCAGGGCGCGGCTGCGCCTCGACCGCGGCGTCGTCGACCCGCCCGCCGGCACGCGCATCCGCGCCGTGCACGACCATCCGGGGTGGACGTGCGTGCTGAACGGCGACCACGACCCGCACATGACCGACCCGCGCGTCGCCGCGATGCGCTTCGAGCACGTGCGCCCGCTGCATCCCGCCCGCCTCGTCGCCGCGCTCGAGGCGCTCGGCAGCGGTCGGCACGGCGTCGTCGTGCGCTCGGCCGGCTTCGTGGCGCTCGCGACCCGGCCCGGGCGCACGGGGTGGTGGGATCAGGCGGCCGGCTCGTTCGCGGTGCACGCGCTCGAGACCGACCCCGACGACCCGCTCGCGCTCGGCCAGGACCTCGCGATCATCGGCGTCGACCTCGATCACGCAGGCGTCGCCGCGATCCTCGCGGCGGCGGCGCTCACCGACGACGAGCTCGCCGCAGGCCCGCATGCGTGGGCCCGCTACGCGGATCCGCTGCCGGCGTGGACGCCGGCCTCGACCGGCTGA